A region of the Corynebacterium endometrii genome:
CAAGGGCTGAAAGAATGGCATCCAACTACTAATCCCAACAGTGAAGTTATTCCTGGTCAAATGCGCTCCGACAGAGAAGAAATTCCTGCCGGTTTCGACAAGACCGAAGCGGATATGGCAGAAATACGAGAGGCACAACTTGCCAACCCTGATACTCCAACGCTGAATGCTCAGCCAGGGTGTAAAGTGTATTGGCCTTCTCCTTTTGAAGTATGCGGTTTAATTAAAGAAAAATACGATAAGGTAGGCGGCCCAACTAGTTTCCTTCTTCTGCCAAAGTCTAATGAGCTGACCAATCCAGACGGAATAGGAAAGCGTTCTGAGTTTGTCAATGGATATATCTACTGGCACCCCAAAACCGGAGCACATACAGTTAGTCTCCCAGCAGCAAAAGTCTGGGAACGCCATGGCTGGGAAAAGGGCTTCCTTGGGTACCCCACTACCAGCGATATGGCTTTAGGAAACCAGTGGTTTAAACAAGACTTCCAAGGTGGACATGTTTACACCCACAATGCATTGCCGGCCACTCAGGCTAGCATCCAAGGCGCTATCTATGACAAATGGCAATCCATGGGCGCCCAAAATAGTGAACTTGGCTACCCCATCAGTGATGAGCTAACCACCCCTGACGGTGTCGGACGCTACAACGTCTTCGAGGGCGGAATGATCTACTGGACGCCGCAGCACGGAGCACATCCGGTTATGGATCCGGTGCTTCTTGATTGGTCTGCAGCAGGATATGAGAAAAGCTCTTACGGATTCCCCATAGGAGATCCGAAAGAAGAAGAGGATTTTGTTTCTCAGAATTTTGAGGGAGGAACACTAAAGTCTATTAAACGAGAGGGTCTACCAGGGGGTTCTCTAATAGGTGTTACTCCTTATTTGGAATTTTCTAGTCCTGCTCTAGCAGCAGAGTTTTTTGACCGTGTCGAAGCTGGATTGGAAGAGCTCCCCTTGGAAGATGCGATAAGCCTTCAAGCAGCGGGAAAGCGCTATGGCCCTTGTGAGCTGTCATTGGATAATCCGCACAATCGGAAAAGTTCAGATTTTAAAGCCGTGGGGTTCAAGCCACATACGAAGTGCAAAGAAAAGGTATTGAGCGTGACCCACGTTAATACATTGCGCTATAAGTACTATGCATGGTGGAAAAAAGCACCTGATTTAAGGGGCGGCACAGATAATAAACCGTATTATAAATTCGATAAAAAAGAGAATCTTCCACATAGGTACACCTCGCGTGAAGTGGAACAAGATTGCGTTGGAGACGTCGAAACCTCATTTATTGGGGTAACTGAAGGAACAATTGTTACCTCAACGGGAACTTATTATGCGAGGGCATATAGTAATCCGGCTCGCGTTGAATGTAAGATTCCTGGCAACCTTTAAAAGATGGGGCTCGGTTAGTGCATATATCTAATATTTATCTCGCCTACGTCAAACGCTTCCTTCTAGACTCGCATGGTAGTGCAATCCAGGGTAGTGCAATCCAGGTTTTTGCAGGTGCCAGTTTTGATGAACAAGAGGTCCTCAGATGGATTGCTGAAGGGAAAAAAGTAGACCATGATATCTGGTACGAGAAAATTCCGATAGAGAATGCTTCCCATTCTCTCAGTTCGCCTAGTGAGGTATTAGTTTATTTCGATGGGTGTTCTTTTAACGAAGGGTGGGAACGTGATTTCCAGTGGACAGATCCAGTAGGCCGTAGAGCCCTTATCCCCGAAAAGTTTAATGGAGTTGTACGCCCCCAACCTGAGACAGAAGGAGTGCTACGGGAAGACGGATATGTAGGTGATAATTACTATCTGTGGAGAGTTCCTTGCCCATGGAAAAGCCGCTACCTTTTAGCTCCGTTCCAGGAAAAGAGTAATGAGTACATTGACTATGGACGTCCATTTACGGTTTGAGCGTAATTAACGAGGGTGTCAGATGGTTTGTGTGTGGGAATCTATCCCGCATAAGGAGATGAGCCAGAATGACAACTATGGCACGACGAGATCCGGCTGATAAGGCCAAAATTGACGCGATTGAGAAAAAGCTTTTAGCCAACCCCGAGATCGCCAAGCTTATTGATCAGCTTGGAACCTCCACAACAGACGCAAACGACCTGGTCAGAGGCATGTTGCAAGCCTCTATCACGCGGGGGTTGGAAGCCGAGATGGACGCTCACCTGGGATACCAGGTGGGTGACCGGGATGGTAAAGCCGCTGCTGGTACGGACAATTACCGCAACGGCTCGTATCCAAAGACTGTTGATTCTAACTACGGGCCGGTCACCGTAGATATCCCCAGGGACAGGGCCGGGACCTATATCCCAACCATGGTCCCTAAAGGGTCCAGGCGTTTAACAGACGTCGATGACATGATCGTTAGCCTGTATGCCGGCGGAATGACCATCCGCGATATCCAGCATCACCTGGCCACTGCGATGCGAGTCGATATTTCTCATGAAACCATCTCCGCGATCACCGACGCTGTGCTTGACGAGGTCATGATCTGGCAAAACCGCCAGCTTGACGAGTTCTACCCCGTCATCTTCCTCGATGCGCTACGCATTAAAGTCCGTGACGGCGGCCGAGTGGTCAACAAATCCGCCTACATGGCCATCGGGGTGGACATCGACGGTGTTAAGCATATTCTGGGTTTGTGGATTGCCAAAGAAGAAGGCGCATCGTTGTGGGCGCAGGTATGCTCCAACCTTGCTAACCGCGGCGTACGTGATGTGTTTATCGTCTGCTGTGACGGGCTTAAAGGCCTGCCTGAGGCTATTGAGGCAACCTGGCCAGGCTCAATGGTCCAAACCTGTGTAGTGCATCTGATTCGGGCTGCTAACCGCTGGGTGTCCTACGGTGACCGTAAAGCAGTATCAGCCGCGCTCAAAAAGGTCTACACTGCCCCAGATGAATCCAGTGCTGCTGCAGCCTTGGCAGATTTTGAGGCCTCTGAGCTTGGCGAGAAATACCCAAGGTCAGTCAAGGTCTGGCAGGACGCGTGGGAGCGGTTTGTGCCGTTTTTGCAGTTCCCGCCGGCAGCCAGGAAAGTCATCTATACGACTAATTCCATCGAATCGTTGAACAACGAGTTGCGTAAAGCCACCCGTAACAGGGTGCAGTTTACTAACGATGAATCAGCGCTGAAGACGCTGTGGTTGATGATCTGCAACATTGAAGACAAACGCGCTGCTCGTCGCGATAAAGAAGGAAAACGCGCCTCAGCAACCGCCGGCAGGCTCGTTGAAGGCGCACGAGTTGCTGGATGGAAACAAGCCATCAACCAAATGGCTGTAGCCTACCCCGAGCGCTTCGACCTATATCTATAAGAAATCAACCCCACACACAAACAACTTGACACGCTCACATCAGCAGCAGGAACAACACGCTGGCGATGTACCAGGGCTTATCAGTTATCGTTGATCACGATCGGCGGGTTGACAATCTACCTGTGAACAACGATTTTCCACCCTGCTTTGCAGAGTCCCGATAGTAGCCGCCGTCCCGAAACAGAGGGCGACGAAAGTGACACGAACTACGAACCGGAAAATCCAGAAAAAGTAAAAGATGGAACTTTAGTTCCTAATCAGGCATAACTGCCATTAGAGACAACCCCCAATGCATAAACTGCTGATCACCTAAGTGAAGGAGAGACATGCTTACTACCGCTTTTTACATACTCATAGTCTTTAGTGTTCTTGGGGTCTTGTGCTTTTTCATCGCCAAGGAATCACCGAAAGGTCAATTCAAATCAATTTCTTATAACCGTCTACCTGGGATTATGACTGCGAATACGCTAAGTTCACGTGAGGCTTGGATCGCGGCTCACAAATCTATGTCGCCATATTTCTTGTTGCTTGCCGTGTACTTCAGCTTGTGTGCGGCAGTAAATCTGATTCTGGTGTGGGAAGACGTTGCCGTAAACCAGCAAGCGATTTTCGTGGGTTCGTTGGTGGTCGGCATCGCAATTTTTGGACTTTTGGTTTTTCTTGGAGACCGTGTTGCCGCTCAGCACAACAAATAAAGAAGCGGTCAATAGACAAGCACTGCTACGAATGCCCGGTTGAGCTAAAGCAACAGCATTAGGTCTTTTCGTCGCAGTTCTCACAGCCATCGCAACAGCAATTCCAGTTACGGCAAGGGCTCAGGACCGCTCAGGATTAAGCAGTGCTCAAGAACACTTGTCGAGCCTGGGAAGCTCCCTTCCGGTAGTTTCAGAAAAGCTATTGCCTGCTTTTGAAACGATCTATCGAAATTCCCAGGGGTTTGGGTACCTAGTTTCACCTGATGTATTGGTCCCCGGTTCGGCTATCCGCAACGTCGATTCTGGACAAATGTGTTCAGCAGGATGGTTCTTTGATTCTCCATCCGGCATGGTCTTGTCTACTGCCGGGCATTGTGGAGTGGAGGGAAACTCATTTGTCTTTGTCGACGCCAAGGGCGTTGAACGACAAGTTGGGGCAGTAGTTTATTCCGGCTACAAGGGCAAAGCTGACCTAGGTGTCAATGATTATGCATTGATTAAGGTCGATGATCCCGTATTAGTTGGATCTTTCGTTCCACTTGATCCAAACATTGTGCCTGTGGAGTGGCAAGCTCGACAGCAGTCATCAT
Encoded here:
- a CDS encoding SdpI family protein, with protein sequence MLTTAFYILIVFSVLGVLCFFIAKESPKGQFKSISYNRLPGIMTANTLSSREAWIAAHKSMSPYFLLLAVYFSLCAAVNLILVWEDVAVNQQAIFVGSLVVGIAIFGLLVFLGDRVAAQHNK
- a CDS encoding IS256 family transposase; amino-acid sequence: MARRDPADKAKIDAIEKKLLANPEIAKLIDQLGTSTTDANDLVRGMLQASITRGLEAEMDAHLGYQVGDRDGKAAAGTDNYRNGSYPKTVDSNYGPVTVDIPRDRAGTYIPTMVPKGSRRLTDVDDMIVSLYAGGMTIRDIQHHLATAMRVDISHETISAITDAVLDEVMIWQNRQLDEFYPVIFLDALRIKVRDGGRVVNKSAYMAIGVDIDGVKHILGLWIAKEEGASLWAQVCSNLANRGVRDVFIVCCDGLKGLPEAIEATWPGSMVQTCVVHLIRAANRWVSYGDRKAVSAALKKVYTAPDESSAAAALADFEASELGEKYPRSVKVWQDAWERFVPFLQFPPAARKVIYTTNSIESLNNELRKATRNRVQFTNDESALKTLWLMICNIEDKRAARRDKEGKRASATAGRLVEGARVAGWKQAINQMAVAYPERFDLYL
- a CDS encoding LGFP repeat-containing protein, with the translated sequence MKALSHKLLAFVSASLLISATPGTAVAQSSLLGSSIRDEQQSKIQASETPSADNDFYPSDHRDTASPQVVDGPFAQWGIPTPPGAEGYEVNQATNEELNPQGLKEWHPTTNPNSEVIPGQMRSDREEIPAGFDKTEADMAEIREAQLANPDTPTLNAQPGCKVYWPSPFEVCGLIKEKYDKVGGPTSFLLLPKSNELTNPDGIGKRSEFVNGYIYWHPKTGAHTVSLPAAKVWERHGWEKGFLGYPTTSDMALGNQWFKQDFQGGHVYTHNALPATQASIQGAIYDKWQSMGAQNSELGYPISDELTTPDGVGRYNVFEGGMIYWTPQHGAHPVMDPVLLDWSAAGYEKSSYGFPIGDPKEEEDFVSQNFEGGTLKSIKREGLPGGSLIGVTPYLEFSSPALAAEFFDRVEAGLEELPLEDAISLQAAGKRYGPCELSLDNPHNRKSSDFKAVGFKPHTKCKEKVLSVTHVNTLRYKYYAWWKKAPDLRGGTDNKPYYKFDKKENLPHRYTSREVEQDCVGDVETSFIGVTEGTIVTSTGTYYARAYSNPARVECKIPGNL